In Parasteatoda tepidariorum isolate YZ-2023 chromosome 2, CAS_Ptep_4.0, whole genome shotgun sequence, one DNA window encodes the following:
- the LOC107440725 gene encoding T-complex protein 1 subunit zeta isoform X1 → MAAVLSLNPKAEIARQAQALAVNITAAKGLQDVLKTNLGPKGTMKMLVSGAGDIKITKDGNVLLHEMQIKHPTASLIARASTAQNDETGDGTTSTVLLIGELLKQADNFISEGLHPRILTEAFDLARDRSLEVLEKTKIRGEIDREKLINVSNTSLKTKVTAKLADCLTEICVDAVLAIQRPGVPIDLHMVEIMEMKHKNELDTTLVRGLVLDHGARHPDMKKKVEDAYILTCNVSLEYEKSEVNAGFFYKSAEEREKLISAERAFITERVNKIIELKNKVCKDTKKGFVVINQKGIDPMSLDMLCKEGIVALRRAKRRNMERLTLACGGEAMNSVDELTPECLGEAGLVFEHVLGEDKFTFVEELKNPLSVTILIKGPNSHSRAQIKDAIYDGLRAVKNAIEDGCLVAGAGAFEIAAYCELMKYKSEVKGRLQLGIQAFADALLVIPKTLAGNAGYDPQEVMVKLIQEYNSAGGILIGLDIDTGEPLAPEEAGILDNYRVKKQLLSSCSSIAGNLLLVDEIVRAGLTSTRGK, encoded by the exons ATGGCTGCCGTTTTGAGTCTGAATCCCAAAGCTGAAATAGCCCGCCAAGCGCAAGCTCTAGCAGTTAATATAACAGCTGCAAAAGGATTAcaagatgttttaaaaactaatttaggcCCCAAAGGCACAATGAAAAT GTTGGTGTCAGGGGCTGGTGATATAAAGATCACTAAAGATGGAAATGTTTTATTGCATGAAATG cAAATTAAACATCCAACTGCATCTCTGATTGCACGAGCTTCAACAGCTCAAAATGATGAAACAGGTGATGGCACTACATCTACAGTTTTATTGATTGGAGAATTGTTAAAGCAAGctgacaattttatttcagag gGTCTCCATCCCAGAATTCTTACTGAAGCTTTTGATTTGGCAAGAGATCGCTCTCTAGAAGTTCTGGAGAAAACAAAGATCAGAGGGGAAATAGATAGGGAAAAACTAATCAATGTTTCTAACACTTCTTTGAAAACTAAAGTTACTGCTAAGTTAGCTGACTGTTTAACTGaa atatgcgTTGATGCTGTTTTAGCTATTCAGAGACCCGGTGTTCCAATTGATTTACATATGGTTGAAATAATGGAAATGAAGCATAAAAATGAGCTAGATACTACACTTGTCCGTGGTTTAGTTCTTGATCATGGAGCTCGTCACCCAgacatgaagaaaaaagttgaaGATGCTTACATTCTTACTTGTAATGTATCATTGGAATATGAGAAAAg tGAAGTGAATGCTGGTTTCTTTTACAAATCTGCAGAAGAGAGGGAAAAGCTTATATCTGCTGAGAGAGCATTCATTACAGAAagagtgaataaaataattgagcTTAAGAACAAAGTGTGCAAGGACACTAAGAAAGGATTCGTTGTTATTaatcaaaag ggTATTGATCCCATGTCATTAGATATGCTATGTAAAGAAGGAATTGTAGCTTTGAGAAGAGCAAAGCGAAGGAATATGGAAAG ATTAACTCTTGCTTGTGGAGGTGAAGCAATGAATTCTGTTGATGAATTAACTCCTGAGTGCCTTGGAGAAGCTGGTCTTGTTTTTGAACATGTTCTTGGAGAAGATAAATTCACTTTTGTTGAAGAACTTAAAAATCCTTTGTCTGTTACCATCCTCATTAAAGGTCCTAATTCACATTCTCGAGCACAGATCAAAGATGCTATTTATGATGGTTTAAGAGCTGTTAAAAATGCCATTGAAGATG GATGTCTTGTTGCTGGTGCTGGAGCTTTTGAGATAGCTGCCTACTGTGAACTAATGAAATACAAATCTGAAGTGAAAGGTCGTTTGCAGCTTGGAATTCAAGCATTTGCCGATGCCCTATTGGTTATTCCTAAAACGCTAGCTGGGAATGCCGGATATGATCCTCAAGAAGTCATGGTGAAGCTAATACAGGAATACAATTCTGCTGGCGGAATTTTGATTGGCCTGGATATTGATACAG GTGAACCCTTAGCACCAGAAGAAGCAGGCATTCTTGATAATTACCGTGTAAAGAAGCAACTGTTGAGCTCCTg ttcttcCATTGCTGGCAACTTGCTACTAGTTGATGAAATTGTCCGAGCAGGTTTGACATCTACTAGAGGGAAATAG
- the LOC107440725 gene encoding T-complex protein 1 subunit zeta isoform X2, whose protein sequence is MAAVLSLNPKAEIARQAQALAVNITAAKGLQDVLKTNLGPKGTMKMLVSGAGDIKITKDGNVLLHEMQIKHPTASLIARASTAQNDETGDGTTSTVLLIGELLKQADNFISEGLHPRILTEAFDLARDRSLEVLEKTKIRGEIDREKLINVSNTSLKTKVTAKLADCLTEICVDAVLAIQRPGVPIDLHMVEIMEMKHKNELDTTLVRGLVLDHGARHPDMKKKVEDAYILTCNVSLEYEKSEVNAGFFYKSAEEREKLISAERAFITERVNKIIELKNKVCKDTKKGFVVINQKGIDPMSLDMLCKEGIVALRRAKRRNMERLTLACGGEAMNSVDELTPECLGEAGLVFEHVLGEDKFTFVEELKNPLSVTILIKGPNSHSRAQIKDAIYDGLRAVKNAIEDGCLVAGAGAFEIAAYCELMKYKSEVKGRLQLGIQAFADALLVIPKTLAGNAGYDPQEVMVKLIQEYNSAGGILIGLDIDTGEPLAPEEAGILDNYRVKKQLLSSW, encoded by the exons ATGGCTGCCGTTTTGAGTCTGAATCCCAAAGCTGAAATAGCCCGCCAAGCGCAAGCTCTAGCAGTTAATATAACAGCTGCAAAAGGATTAcaagatgttttaaaaactaatttaggcCCCAAAGGCACAATGAAAAT GTTGGTGTCAGGGGCTGGTGATATAAAGATCACTAAAGATGGAAATGTTTTATTGCATGAAATG cAAATTAAACATCCAACTGCATCTCTGATTGCACGAGCTTCAACAGCTCAAAATGATGAAACAGGTGATGGCACTACATCTACAGTTTTATTGATTGGAGAATTGTTAAAGCAAGctgacaattttatttcagag gGTCTCCATCCCAGAATTCTTACTGAAGCTTTTGATTTGGCAAGAGATCGCTCTCTAGAAGTTCTGGAGAAAACAAAGATCAGAGGGGAAATAGATAGGGAAAAACTAATCAATGTTTCTAACACTTCTTTGAAAACTAAAGTTACTGCTAAGTTAGCTGACTGTTTAACTGaa atatgcgTTGATGCTGTTTTAGCTATTCAGAGACCCGGTGTTCCAATTGATTTACATATGGTTGAAATAATGGAAATGAAGCATAAAAATGAGCTAGATACTACACTTGTCCGTGGTTTAGTTCTTGATCATGGAGCTCGTCACCCAgacatgaagaaaaaagttgaaGATGCTTACATTCTTACTTGTAATGTATCATTGGAATATGAGAAAAg tGAAGTGAATGCTGGTTTCTTTTACAAATCTGCAGAAGAGAGGGAAAAGCTTATATCTGCTGAGAGAGCATTCATTACAGAAagagtgaataaaataattgagcTTAAGAACAAAGTGTGCAAGGACACTAAGAAAGGATTCGTTGTTATTaatcaaaag ggTATTGATCCCATGTCATTAGATATGCTATGTAAAGAAGGAATTGTAGCTTTGAGAAGAGCAAAGCGAAGGAATATGGAAAG ATTAACTCTTGCTTGTGGAGGTGAAGCAATGAATTCTGTTGATGAATTAACTCCTGAGTGCCTTGGAGAAGCTGGTCTTGTTTTTGAACATGTTCTTGGAGAAGATAAATTCACTTTTGTTGAAGAACTTAAAAATCCTTTGTCTGTTACCATCCTCATTAAAGGTCCTAATTCACATTCTCGAGCACAGATCAAAGATGCTATTTATGATGGTTTAAGAGCTGTTAAAAATGCCATTGAAGATG GATGTCTTGTTGCTGGTGCTGGAGCTTTTGAGATAGCTGCCTACTGTGAACTAATGAAATACAAATCTGAAGTGAAAGGTCGTTTGCAGCTTGGAATTCAAGCATTTGCCGATGCCCTATTGGTTATTCCTAAAACGCTAGCTGGGAATGCCGGATATGATCCTCAAGAAGTCATGGTGAAGCTAATACAGGAATACAATTCTGCTGGCGGAATTTTGATTGGCCTGGATATTGATACAG GTGAACCCTTAGCACCAGAAGAAGCAGGCATTCTTGATAATTACCGTGTAAAGAAGCAACTGTTGAGCTCCTggtaa